The Latilactobacillus sakei subsp. sakei DSM 20017 = JCM 1157 genome includes a window with the following:
- a CDS encoding M1 family metallopeptidase: protein MAELMRFYQSFQPEHYQVFLDINRAQKRFSGRTTITGTAKDAVVLIHQNGLVIETVSAAGKSVPFTVDNDANALKVEVGQPGEVTLVISYTAALTDSMMGIYPSYYQVDGVQKELIGTQFETNFARQAFPCVDEPEAKATFDLAIKFDEHEGETILSNMPEKEVIDGIHHFETTVRMSTYLVAFAFGELQGAQTKTKSGVQVGVFATKAHQANELDFALDIAKRSIEFFEDFYQTPYPLPHSWQLALPDFSAGAMENWGLVTYREAYLLLDPDNTALTTKHRVATVIAHELAHQWFGDLVTMQWWDDLWLNESFANMMEYVAIDALEPDWHIWESFQTSEASSALQRDATDGVQSVHVQVNNPAEIDALFDGAIVYAKGARMLVMVRALIGDDALRAGLKAYFAAHQFGNATGADLWAALGKAANLDVGAIMNSWLEQPGYPVVTAKVVDGQLTLSQQQFFIGEGQEVGRQWQIPLKSNYAAAPLLMTDRKLVLGDYAQLRAANGQPFRLNMGNESHFIVNYDQTLFDDILKDSAEMAPISQLQLLQDLRLLAEGRQINYADVVPVLAPFAKSNSNLVADALYTVAGNLKKFVTAGETSEQHLRTFFDQLSKAQVARLGWTVQPTDTNDDQLMRPTVLSAALYAKNQAAIDAAHTLFQVNQDQLATLPAAIRVLVLMNELQNFGNAVLYSQLLEAYRQTSDASYKNDLSAALTRTTDPELITTLISKFEDAGTIKPQDLRAWFRGLLANDASQQATWDWIRNDWQWLEDTVGGDMEFTTYITSIAAVFKTPERLAEFKAFFEPKLDTPGLTREITMDIKVIESRVALIESEKEKVNAAIAKLL, encoded by the coding sequence ATGGCAGAATTGATGCGTTTTTATCAAAGCTTTCAACCGGAACATTATCAAGTTTTTCTAGATATTAATCGGGCTCAAAAACGATTTAGTGGTCGGACAACAATTACCGGGACCGCTAAGGATGCGGTGGTCTTAATTCATCAAAATGGTTTGGTGATTGAAACGGTAAGTGCTGCGGGGAAGAGCGTGCCATTTACAGTTGATAATGACGCGAATGCCTTGAAGGTCGAAGTGGGCCAACCAGGCGAAGTGACATTGGTCATTTCATACACGGCCGCTTTAACGGATTCGATGATGGGGATTTATCCTTCTTATTATCAAGTCGATGGGGTGCAAAAAGAATTGATTGGGACGCAATTTGAAACCAACTTTGCGCGCCAAGCTTTTCCATGTGTCGATGAACCAGAAGCCAAAGCCACTTTTGATTTAGCAATTAAATTTGACGAACACGAAGGCGAAACGATTCTCAGCAACATGCCTGAAAAAGAAGTCATCGATGGCATTCATCATTTTGAAACGACAGTTCGGATGTCAACGTACCTTGTAGCGTTTGCTTTTGGTGAACTCCAAGGTGCACAAACGAAGACGAAGAGTGGCGTTCAAGTAGGCGTTTTTGCCACTAAGGCTCATCAAGCCAACGAACTCGACTTTGCATTGGATATTGCCAAACGCTCAATCGAATTCTTCGAAGATTTCTACCAAACACCATATCCACTTCCACATTCATGGCAGTTGGCCTTGCCCGACTTTTCAGCCGGTGCAATGGAAAACTGGGGCTTAGTCACTTATCGAGAAGCTTACTTATTGCTCGATCCAGATAATACGGCGCTAACAACGAAACATCGTGTAGCAACCGTGATTGCCCACGAATTGGCGCACCAATGGTTCGGCGATTTAGTGACAATGCAATGGTGGGACGATCTCTGGTTAAACGAAAGTTTTGCTAATATGATGGAATACGTCGCCATCGATGCACTTGAACCTGATTGGCACATTTGGGAAAGTTTCCAAACCTCAGAAGCATCATCCGCTCTACAACGAGATGCAACTGACGGCGTGCAATCAGTCCACGTGCAAGTTAACAATCCTGCTGAAATCGACGCCTTATTTGACGGCGCGATTGTTTATGCTAAAGGTGCACGGATGCTCGTGATGGTCCGTGCTTTAATTGGCGATGATGCCTTACGCGCAGGTTTGAAGGCTTACTTTGCAGCCCATCAATTCGGGAATGCAACAGGGGCTGACTTATGGGCCGCACTTGGCAAAGCCGCTAACTTAGACGTCGGCGCTATTATGAATTCATGGCTCGAACAACCAGGTTATCCAGTGGTAACGGCTAAAGTCGTTGACGGACAATTAACGCTTAGCCAACAACAATTCTTCATCGGCGAAGGCCAAGAGGTTGGTCGGCAATGGCAAATTCCATTGAAGAGCAACTATGCGGCTGCACCATTGTTGATGACTGACCGCAAATTAGTGCTTGGCGATTACGCGCAATTACGTGCCGCTAATGGACAACCATTCCGTTTAAATATGGGTAACGAATCACATTTCATTGTTAACTACGATCAAACGCTATTCGACGATATTTTAAAAGATAGTGCTGAAATGGCACCAATTTCACAACTTCAGTTGCTACAAGATTTACGGTTATTGGCTGAAGGACGTCAAATTAATTACGCAGATGTCGTTCCAGTTCTAGCACCGTTTGCTAAGAGTAATTCTAACTTAGTGGCTGATGCACTTTATACAGTTGCTGGTAATTTGAAGAAGTTTGTCACAGCCGGTGAAACAAGCGAACAACACTTGCGGACTTTCTTTGATCAATTGAGTAAAGCACAAGTCGCACGCTTAGGTTGGACGGTTCAACCAACAGATACCAATGATGATCAATTGATGCGGCCAACAGTTTTAAGTGCAGCCTTGTATGCTAAGAACCAAGCAGCGATTGATGCTGCGCACACATTATTCCAAGTTAACCAAGATCAGTTGGCAACTTTACCAGCTGCTATTCGGGTACTAGTCTTGATGAATGAATTGCAAAACTTTGGTAATGCTGTGCTTTACAGTCAACTCTTAGAAGCTTATCGTCAAACTAGCGATGCCAGCTATAAGAACGACTTGAGTGCCGCCTTAACACGGACGACTGATCCTGAATTAATCACCACTTTAATTAGTAAATTTGAAGATGCTGGTACAATTAAACCGCAAGATTTACGGGCTTGGTTCCGAGGCTTACTCGCTAACGATGCGAGTCAACAAGCCACTTGGGATTGGATTCGCAATGATTGGCAATGGCTAGAAGATACAGTCGGTGGCGATATGGAATTTACAACTTATATCACATCAATCGCTGCAGTCTTCAAGACACCAGAACGCCTAGCGGAATTCAAAGCCTTCTTCGAACCTAAATTAGACACCCCAGGCTTAACCCGGGAAATAACGATGGACATTAAGGTGATTGAAAGTCGCGTGGCCTTGATTGAAAGTGAAAAAGAAAAGGTTAATGCGGCAATTGCAAAGCTTTTATAG
- a CDS encoding SDR family oxidoreductase — MSIQNKVVIITGASSGIGAATAKLLASKGAKVVLAARRKDRLQALVAEIGENAIYQATDVTNRDQMASLVQLALDRFGRVDVLYNNAGVMPQGNLSERNYDQWQKMLDINIMGVLNGVGAVLPTMQAQQDGLIISTDSVAGHVVYPASAVYNGTKYAVRAIMEGLRQEEKDNGIRSTIVSPGAVKTELVNTIGNTAVFEGVKQLMDAPEESALALNPEDIANAVLYAIDQPKHVVVSEFLIRPAKQQV, encoded by the coding sequence ATGTCAATTCAAAATAAAGTCGTTATCATTACAGGTGCCTCATCAGGTATCGGAGCAGCAACTGCCAAATTATTAGCAAGCAAAGGGGCCAAGGTTGTTTTGGCCGCTCGTCGCAAGGATCGGCTCCAAGCCTTAGTGGCAGAAATCGGGGAAAATGCAATTTACCAAGCCACTGATGTCACTAATCGAGACCAGATGGCAAGCTTAGTCCAATTAGCACTCGATCGGTTCGGTCGCGTAGATGTCTTATATAACAATGCTGGCGTCATGCCCCAAGGAAATCTGAGCGAACGCAATTACGATCAATGGCAAAAGATGCTCGATATCAATATCATGGGTGTTTTAAACGGGGTCGGTGCGGTTTTACCAACGATGCAAGCCCAACAAGATGGGTTGATTATCTCAACTGATTCGGTTGCCGGACATGTCGTTTATCCAGCTTCTGCCGTTTATAACGGGACAAAATATGCTGTACGCGCCATTATGGAAGGGTTACGCCAAGAAGAAAAAGATAACGGCATCCGCTCAACGATTGTCTCACCAGGTGCTGTTAAAACAGAATTGGTCAATACAATTGGCAACACGGCTGTTTTCGAAGGCGTTAAGCAATTAATGGATGCCCCAGAAGAATCAGCGTTGGCCCTCAATCCAGAAGACATTGCCAATGCAGTCTTATATGCGATTGACCAACCAAAACATGTGGTAGTCAGTGAATTCTTGATTCGCCCAGCTAAACAACAAGTTTAA
- a CDS encoding DapH/DapD/GlmU-related protein yields the protein MDYSLRTRIANQPIYHDSELLKEIHLVKGNNERLVMEMNTGYHDAAEVRAYLKCITDQEIDESVTVSLPFYTDYGKHITFGKEIFINNNVLFVDLGGITIDDHVLIGPRASLITVNHLENPADRRGLFVKPVHIKQNAWIGAGATILPGVTVGENAIVAANATVTKDVPANMIVAGTPAKVIRQIKAEKEF from the coding sequence GTGGACTACTCATTGCGAACGAGAATTGCGAATCAACCGATTTACCATGATTCGGAGTTGCTTAAAGAAATTCATTTGGTCAAAGGCAATAATGAGCGATTAGTGATGGAAATGAATACAGGCTATCACGATGCAGCCGAAGTACGGGCGTATTTAAAGTGTATTACGGATCAAGAAATAGATGAATCAGTGACAGTGTCATTACCCTTTTATACGGACTACGGTAAACATATTACCTTTGGTAAAGAGATTTTTATTAATAATAATGTTCTATTCGTTGATTTAGGTGGGATTACGATTGATGATCACGTGTTGATTGGGCCGCGCGCCTCATTAATTACCGTGAATCATTTGGAAAATCCAGCCGATCGGCGTGGGTTATTCGTTAAACCAGTTCATATCAAACAGAACGCATGGATTGGCGCGGGGGCAACAATTCTCCCCGGTGTGACAGTCGGCGAAAATGCGATTGTGGCTGCCAACGCAACGGTCACCAAAGATGTACCAGCTAATATGATTGTCGCCGGCACACCGGCAAAAGTCATTCGTCAAATTAAAGCAGAAAAGGAGTTTTAA
- a CDS encoding LysR family transcriptional regulator — protein MDLRVLNYFLTVAQEKTISKAAEVLHLSQPTLSKQLKDLEVELGVQLFTRGNREITLTTDGIYLQKRGREILSLVDTTTNNLTHNQVVSGTISIGAGETQAFQLIAMIINDLRQRYPDITLQLFSGTADEVKERIDQGLLDFGLVIDPVDKQRYEFVRLPVSDHWGVLVADDHPIAAHSTVDAATLAQYPLLISGQSLVRQQISNWFGANLDQLDIVGTYTLLYNASLLVKTSNSAALCIDGIINTKDNGLKFVPFNPPLTVNTNIIWKKGQVFSSAGQFFKEAFTDQTNKKPSH, from the coding sequence ATGGATTTACGTGTTTTAAATTACTTTTTAACCGTTGCCCAGGAGAAAACAATCAGTAAGGCTGCTGAGGTCCTCCACTTATCACAGCCCACGCTCTCTAAACAACTTAAGGACTTGGAGGTTGAATTAGGCGTTCAACTCTTCACCCGTGGCAATCGCGAAATCACATTAACAACCGATGGCATTTACCTGCAAAAACGCGGACGCGAAATCTTATCTTTAGTTGATACAACGACAAATAACTTAACGCATAATCAGGTCGTCAGTGGGACCATCAGCATTGGCGCCGGTGAAACGCAGGCCTTTCAATTAATCGCGATGATTATCAATGATTTACGTCAACGCTACCCTGATATCACTCTGCAATTATTCAGCGGCACTGCCGATGAGGTTAAAGAACGGATTGATCAAGGCTTGCTCGATTTTGGGCTCGTCATTGATCCGGTTGATAAGCAGCGCTATGAATTCGTCCGCTTACCCGTATCAGACCATTGGGGCGTACTGGTTGCCGACGACCACCCAATCGCGGCGCACTCGACCGTTGATGCAGCAACCTTGGCGCAATATCCCTTATTAATTTCGGGACAATCCCTCGTCCGTCAACAAATTAGTAATTGGTTTGGTGCTAACCTTGATCAACTTGATATTGTCGGAACCTATACGCTTTTATATAACGCCTCATTATTGGTCAAAACCAGTAACAGCGCCGCATTGTGCATCGACGGCATTATCAATACTAAGGACAACGGCTTAAAATTCGTTCCGTTTAATCCACCACTAACCGTCAATACGAACATTATCTGGAAAAAAGGCCAAGTCTTCTCGAGTGCTGGTCAGTTTTTTAAAGAAGCCTTCACAGATCAGACAAACAAAAAGCCGTCACATTAA
- a CDS encoding ArgE/DapE family deacylase, producing MMKKTEKIAILEKLVSIDTTDQAEGVIADYLADLFTQHGIQTEKVASKPGRENLVAYLGEATDKVLGVTGHMDVVSIGDRSKWTSDPFTLTARDGKLFGRGATDMKSGLAALVIAMIELHDENVPLNGQIKLLATVDEEKNETGAQTLTTQGYADNLTALLVAEPSGVDKQALANSSDKFPTEIVQKLLRANQTNEQHFLIFAHNGSLDFKVTATGKTAHSSMPELGINAIDHLLTYYNRQKQYFDQKHPIDDVLGDIVPVTTLINGGEQINSVPGHAELTCRVRTTPALTGDQVIADLNAIIAELNQQTDMNLALTVINNQPPVKSNPQAPFIQSVQKIGAQKLSQAYPLMHVAGGTDAAHFAKNNPNLPVAVVGPGNDTSHMIDEYVDEEMYLKHIDFFKAVMTDYLK from the coding sequence ATGATGAAAAAAACTGAAAAAATCGCAATTTTAGAAAAACTGGTCTCAATTGATACAACAGACCAAGCAGAAGGTGTGATTGCCGACTACTTAGCCGATCTATTCACACAACACGGTATCCAGACTGAAAAAGTGGCTTCTAAACCAGGCCGCGAAAACTTAGTGGCCTATCTAGGTGAAGCAACCGACAAAGTCCTCGGCGTGACTGGTCATATGGACGTCGTCAGCATCGGCGATCGCAGCAAATGGACGAGTGATCCCTTCACCCTAACCGCTCGCGATGGTAAACTCTTCGGTCGGGGTGCAACTGACATGAAATCTGGACTGGCCGCTCTTGTGATTGCAATGATCGAATTACACGATGAAAATGTCCCATTAAATGGTCAAATCAAACTCCTTGCAACAGTCGATGAAGAAAAGAACGAAACTGGTGCCCAAACTTTAACAACCCAAGGTTATGCCGATAATTTGACAGCCTTATTAGTTGCCGAACCATCTGGCGTTGATAAACAAGCCTTGGCAAACAGTAGCGACAAATTTCCCACAGAAATCGTCCAAAAACTACTCAGAGCTAATCAAACCAATGAACAACATTTTCTGATTTTCGCCCACAACGGTTCCCTTGATTTTAAAGTGACGGCGACTGGTAAAACAGCCCACAGTTCAATGCCCGAACTCGGTATTAACGCAATTGACCATTTGCTCACCTACTACAATCGACAAAAACAATACTTCGATCAAAAGCATCCCATCGATGATGTCCTCGGCGATATTGTTCCCGTCACAACCTTAATCAATGGTGGTGAACAAATTAATTCGGTCCCCGGTCACGCAGAACTCACTTGCCGCGTTCGCACGACCCCCGCATTAACTGGCGACCAAGTCATTGCCGATCTCAATGCCATTATTGCTGAACTTAACCAACAAACAGACATGAATTTAGCATTAACTGTCATTAATAACCAACCACCGGTTAAAAGTAATCCACAGGCACCATTCATTCAAAGTGTTCAAAAAATCGGCGCACAAAAGTTATCCCAAGCTTATCCACTGATGCACGTTGCTGGTGGTACTGATGCCGCCCACTTTGCTAAGAATAACCCCAACTTACCAGTGGCAGTTGTCGGCCCCGGCAATGATACCAGTCATATGATCGACGAATACGTTGACGAAGAAATGTACCTCAAACACATCGACTTCTTTAAAGCAGTCATGACGGATTATTTAAAATAG
- a CDS encoding CynX/NimT family MFS transporter, with product MIFVATNLRAPLTAVGPLTGLIKDNIGISGTIAGFLTTIPLLAFAILSPVAPKIAEKLSLEYTIGYSTIVLVIGLFIRSIPQTSTLLFGTILVGSAIAMCNVLIPSLIKREFNHRLGLITGIYSISMNLCGAIASGVSFPLANNLNLGWNNSLRIWLILALIACIAWIPQLKRHDKPDKIEELPIENSIWHSKTAWQVTIFMGLQSLVFYVLVAWLPEMLIQKGFTAEQAGYLLSMMQLFLLPFTFIIPIIAGRVKRQSKIAINTSILMCL from the coding sequence ATTATATTTGTCGCAACAAATTTAAGAGCACCATTAACTGCAGTTGGCCCTTTAACAGGTTTAATTAAGGACAATATTGGTATTTCTGGAACTATTGCGGGATTTTTAACGACAATTCCGTTATTGGCTTTTGCTATTTTATCACCAGTGGCACCCAAAATAGCTGAAAAATTGAGTCTAGAATATACTATTGGTTATTCTACAATCGTATTAGTTATAGGGTTATTTATTAGATCAATTCCCCAAACAAGCACTTTATTATTTGGAACTATTTTAGTAGGTAGTGCAATTGCCATGTGTAACGTATTAATTCCAAGTTTAATAAAAAGAGAATTTAATCATCGCTTAGGCCTAATTACTGGTATTTATTCAATTAGTATGAATTTATGTGGGGCAATTGCATCTGGAGTTAGTTTTCCATTAGCTAATAATCTAAATCTAGGTTGGAATAATTCACTTAGGATTTGGCTTATTTTGGCTTTAATTGCTTGTATCGCATGGATTCCACAATTGAAAAGACATGATAAACCAGATAAGATAGAGGAATTACCTATAGAGAATAGTATTTGGCATTCAAAAACTGCGTGGCAAGTTACTATATTTATGGGCCTACAGTCACTAGTATTCTACGTGTTAGTCGCGTGGTTACCTGAAATGCTTATTCAAAAGGGATTCACTGCAGAACAAGCTGGTTATTTATTGTCAATGATGCAATTATTTTTATTACCATTTACATTTATAATTCCAATTATTGCTGGGAGGGTCAAAAGACAGAGTAAAATTGCCATAAACACATCAATCCTAATGTGTTTATGA
- a CDS encoding XRE family transcriptional regulator translates to MSSNNNIVNNIGEQIKQLRQSKKISVEKLSELSGLSSLTITKIENGKSNPTINTLWKLTKCLEAPLMSLFKNRGSNVVFSTENHGYFLEDENHKWEVEPIVGQFDFEVYKVRLKANSKYYLDSQTSNTLEVITVLSGTLNLRVEHDSYIVHEHNTIYFINNNSHEYINDTNEDILMNIVVKYENL, encoded by the coding sequence ATGAGTTCAAATAATAATATAGTTAATAATATCGGAGAACAAATTAAACAATTAAGGCAAAGTAAAAAAATAAGTGTAGAAAAATTATCAGAATTATCAGGACTAAGTTCACTAACTATAACAAAGATAGAGAATGGAAAATCGAATCCAACAATAAATACTTTATGGAAGTTAACAAAATGTCTAGAAGCCCCACTAATGTCTCTATTTAAAAATAGAGGAAGTAATGTCGTTTTTTCAACTGAAAATCATGGTTATTTTTTAGAAGATGAAAATCACAAGTGGGAAGTCGAACCAATTGTAGGTCAATTTGATTTCGAGGTATATAAAGTTCGGCTAAAAGCTAATAGTAAGTATTATCTAGATAGCCAGACTTCTAATACTTTAGAGGTGATAACTGTACTATCAGGGACATTAAATCTTAGAGTTGAGCATGATAGTTATATTGTTCATGAACACAATACAATTTACTTCATAAATAATAATTCGCATGAGTATATTAATGATACTAATGAAGATATTTTGATGAACATAGTTGTAAAATATGAGAACCTATAA
- the trxA gene encoding thioredoxin yields MTAQILNEANFNDEIKEGVTLVDFWATWCPPCKMQGPIVEQLADDYAGKAKIAKVDVDQNQNLAAQFGIQAIPTLLIMKDGQLQEQLVGLQRKEALATKLDATLA; encoded by the coding sequence ATGACAGCACAAATTTTAAATGAAGCCAATTTTAACGATGAGATTAAAGAAGGGGTCACACTAGTCGATTTTTGGGCAACGTGGTGTCCACCATGTAAGATGCAAGGACCAATTGTTGAACAGCTAGCAGATGATTATGCAGGAAAGGCTAAAATTGCCAAAGTTGATGTTGATCAAAATCAAAATTTGGCAGCGCAATTTGGCATTCAAGCCATTCCAACCTTATTAATCATGAAAGACGGTCAATTACAAGAACAACTAGTTGGGTTGCAACGTAAAGAAGCATTAGCGACAAAACTAGATGCCACATTAGCATAA
- a CDS encoding ArsR/SmtB family transcription factor — protein sequence MEEQILQYRDAVYEQVVKVGKSLGNVTRLRILDLLVQGPKTVENLANTIGLSVATTSRNLQILKKARLVEIERHKNFVTYRLTSDQIKQLISLLVTVAEQSQPELAAIQTTFKQQTGSPQALTISALKAKLTAESTYLVDLRPNDEYETQHLPGAHNIPYDELPQHLAELPQDKEIVVYCRGRLCAYANVASQALHDAGFKVATFNQSVWEWNQLMSS from the coding sequence GTGGAAGAACAGATATTACAATATCGAGATGCCGTTTATGAGCAAGTCGTCAAGGTAGGGAAATCATTAGGGAATGTGACGCGCTTGCGGATACTAGATTTATTGGTGCAGGGTCCCAAAACGGTTGAAAATTTAGCCAATACGATTGGGTTAAGCGTTGCGACAACGTCACGCAATTTACAGATTTTGAAGAAGGCGCGCTTGGTTGAAATTGAACGACATAAAAATTTTGTAACCTACCGCTTAACGTCAGATCAGATTAAGCAGCTTATATCGTTATTAGTCACGGTCGCAGAACAGTCACAGCCTGAATTGGCAGCCATTCAGACAACGTTCAAGCAACAAACTGGTTCACCACAGGCGTTAACGATTTCGGCGTTAAAAGCGAAATTAACCGCTGAATCAACGTACTTAGTTGATCTTAGACCCAATGATGAGTATGAGACGCAACACTTGCCGGGAGCGCATAATATCCCATATGATGAGTTACCACAACATTTAGCCGAATTACCGCAAGATAAGGAAATTGTTGTCTACTGTCGCGGTCGGCTATGTGCTTATGCCAATGTCGCTAGTCAGGCGTTGCATGATGCGGGTTTCAAAGTGGCGACCTTTAATCAATCGGTGTGGGAATGGAATCAGTTGATGAGTTCCTAA
- a CDS encoding transcriptional regulator, SarA/Rot family: MDYLSQWYIEYRSVSSNLNAICHKHDISLEQFLYLERLVMEGTQSPSELAMVFKISSPIVTRKLNVLQDKKMIEKLRGERQDQRLVNITITDEGRKIYKKVNRDITEWEEHRQSTAVPTLGRSFLGQQ; this comes from the coding sequence ATGGATTATTTGAGCCAGTGGTATATTGAATACCGATCAGTGTCATCTAACTTGAATGCGATTTGCCATAAACACGATATTAGTTTAGAACAATTTTTATACTTAGAAAGACTTGTTATGGAAGGTACCCAATCACCGAGTGAGTTGGCAATGGTATTTAAAATATCGAGTCCGATTGTGACCCGTAAGTTAAATGTCTTGCAAGACAAAAAAATGATTGAAAAGCTACGTGGCGAACGCCAGGACCAACGCTTAGTCAACATTACAATTACCGATGAAGGTCGCAAGATCTACAAGAAGGTTAATCGCGATATTACCGAATGGGAAGAGCACCGTCAAAGCACGGCGGTTCCAACTTTGGGTCGTAGTTTTCTTGGACAACAATAA
- a CDS encoding WxL domain-containing protein encodes MKFTKLTSAALAGATVLSILAPATTTFAATHEGGVIDNGGTPLAQTDKTEVGISFGDNIDNGNTGFLRLQKVPKVLDFGNHATFDKAFTTFTADGKNYANDKNNQHASYDNSVASKTPLLNAGSDTALNEVANKAWVTVVDKQVTRQHADGMDAATTQKAGDWDLKVSTAEPLKTTSGQEIDGANLLFKHTKYALTSGVYELTNSDQDKTFAKDLADYKASIATPPATPKADGDDGDGDGGDPAPAPSAGDVAINETAKDAITDTFSLSLAAPTSKLDTAAGTVGKADTDTGTGANVFAWAPEDIQLVMPTDAAVANAIYKTSLIWTLETGK; translated from the coding sequence ATGAAATTTACGAAATTAACAAGTGCTGCATTAGCCGGCGCAACAGTATTAAGCATTTTGGCTCCAGCGACAACAACATTTGCCGCAACTCATGAAGGTGGCGTCATCGATAATGGTGGGACACCATTAGCACAAACTGACAAAACAGAAGTTGGTATCTCATTCGGTGATAACATCGATAACGGGAATACTGGTTTCTTACGCCTTCAAAAAGTGCCTAAGGTTTTAGATTTTGGTAACCACGCAACTTTTGACAAAGCATTCACAACATTCACAGCCGATGGTAAAAACTACGCCAATGACAAGAATAACCAACATGCGTCATATGACAACTCAGTTGCTAGCAAGACACCACTCTTAAATGCTGGTAGTGATACAGCGCTTAACGAAGTTGCTAACAAAGCATGGGTCACAGTTGTTGATAAACAAGTGACACGTCAACATGCAGACGGCATGGATGCTGCCACAACTCAAAAAGCTGGGGATTGGGATTTAAAAGTATCAACTGCTGAACCATTGAAAACGACAAGTGGTCAAGAAATTGATGGTGCTAACCTCTTATTCAAACATACTAAATATGCATTGACATCTGGTGTTTATGAACTAACAAACTCAGATCAAGATAAGACTTTTGCGAAAGATCTTGCTGATTATAAAGCAAGTATCGCAACACCACCGGCTACTCCTAAAGCCGACGGTGATGATGGCGATGGTGATGGTGGCGATCCAGCGCCAGCACCATCAGCTGGGGATGTTGCAATCAATGAAACTGCTAAAGATGCAATCACAGATACATTCTCATTATCACTAGCAGCACCAACAAGTAAGTTGGATACTGCAGCCGGTACAGTAGGTAAAGCAGATACTGATACAGGTACAGGTGCTAACGTCTTCGCATGGGCACCAGAAGATATCCAATTAGTTATGCCAACAGATGCTGCAGTTGCAAATGCAATCTACAAGACATCATTAATATGGACATTGGAAACTGGTAAATAA